aatgcgttacTATTCAAGGTTTCTAGTCGCGAGTTTTAGCCGTTGTCAATTTATGAACTCTTCGATTTGCGCACCTGTCGTTACTATCGCGGTTGCTATAGTATCAGTTCTTTTTCGCACCGCAGGTTGCTAAATACGCTTGCTATTAATagaagaaatgacaagtgtcaGTTGATTCTCTTTTCGTCGCGTTCATTTTTTGATAGATAAATGTAATATATACACTTCCGAAATAATACTCCAGAGCAGAATCACAAAAAACCAACACAAGACGAATGGAACCCACAACAGATGTTTGACATTTGTTGAAAATAGCAACACTTGGCTCGGTTGCTATCGCGTTGCCAAATTTGTTAACTCACTATTCACCGAGAGGCAGATTACTATTTCCCACACCTGAAGCGCAACCACCAGTGGGGTTGCTGCGTTATGGTGAGGGTTATCAAAATGTCTGTAACAACGCATTGTTGCGGATGCCCTTAGGGCATCCGCAACAATGCGTTACTATTCAAGGTTTCTAGTCTCGAGTTTTAGCCGTTGCCAATTTATTAACTCATCGATTTGCGCACCCGTCGTTGCTATCGCGGTTGCTATAGTATCACTTCTTTTTCGCACCGCAGGTTGCTAAATACGATTGCTATTACTagaagaaatgacaagtgtcagttaattctcttttcgtcgcgttcattttttggtagataaatgtaatatatacacttccgaaataatatttcagagcaaaatcacaaaaaacgagcacaagacgaatgaaacccacaacagatgtttgacatttgttgaaaatagtaacacttggctcggttgctatcgcgttgccaaatttgttaactcactattcaccgagaggccgattactatttcccacacctgaaccgcaaccaccagtggggttgctgcgttatggtgagggttgtcaaaatgtctgtaacaacgcattggtgcggatgcccttAGGGCTTCCGAGCCATATGTTAGTATTTTCAACCGAGCCAAGTGTTGGTATTttcaacaaacgtcaaacacctgttgtgggtttcattcgtcttgtgtttgttttttgtgattttgctctgaaatattatttcggaagtgtatatattacatttatctaccaaaaaatgaacgcgacgaaaagagaattaactgacacttgtcatttctcgcgtaacttttgaaaaggtccaatgtaacattttcgccaactcgagaaaaacgaagttgaagacccgaacattatttcgcgaattgtcttaaaagctatcgatctttatcactgttttcactactaactgtcaagaataactccgtaaaaccaatcgtaactgtcgatccgtgatttgagattaaggttgaagcctcggagcgaaaaatgttacattggacgttttgactgccagcgattgcacattggacatattacgttgcactataagaatttgaaactaactaataaacaacaatccaaatatcagcatttcgttctaaagactgattattattagATTACTGATTAGAtcgctcgttgaattgcactgaaatcgataacaacacctgtaagaaacaaattccaaaacgaccgaagtacgactgcgagttgttttgactgctttgttacttcggacgtttcggccgtcggaggaaagtggcgttcgaagtaacagccgagtgcttaaaatccgaatctgtacattggatattttttgtataggcgacaaaaagaagaagaagatagatatgtgaacgattgtttttgtaatacattcaatgattaaaaactaatagcgtgcgtccattaactcgatttgtttacatttgttacataggaccttttcaaaagttatgcgagATTTCTTCTAGTAATAGCAATCGTATTTAGCATCCTGCGGTGCTGAAAAGAAGTGATACTATAGCAACCGCGATAGCAACGACGGGTGCGCAAATCGATGAGTTAATAAATTGGCAACGGCTCAAACTCGAGTCTAGAAACCATGAATAgtaacgcattggtgcggatgcccttagagtaccgcgttataggagggctgTCGCAATTTCATCGCCGCGTAATATGGAAACCGCGTTCTgagagtaccgcgttataggagggttgactgtattACATTgctgagtttttttctttaattcatccatacataacacatggTCCATCTCGCCCAGGGCAACAGGGGGCGGCTCCCATCAtttctcattccacttcgacaTCTTCTATCTTGATACGCACCATGcaacgactaatcaccatccttctctcatcatcactcggttgtaaacactggtggagtgaacaaacaataccaaaCAACCAATGCAACAGATATCCTAACGAAAtactacgtcaactatgtggtcgtgtcaTGACACAACCCGCCTGTGATTTTGGTGGCGGAATGGTTTGAGAAAAATTCTCTCAAAATAGGCTGGTGTAAATTGCTTTCCCATTACCACAACACATTAAATACATCAATACCATTTACTGTCATTTTTACATCAACATCATCGGCTATTTCAACAAGATAACTTATCAGTTTATGAAAATCGGGTGATCAAAACAAGCTTCGTTGCAGTTCATTGATCTGACCGTTTCACAAAAAATCATGTAGGCAATCATTttcttaaaaatatatatgtatatattgcATATGCTGTCTCTAATCTTAACACTTAACAACATTCACtatatcataaaaaaaatgctCTGTTATATGAACGTTTAAAACTTAAGATTATTCACTTGGCGCAGAAAAACCTGCGCGAATGCGGATTGAACTGCAATCGATGTCCGTTGAAAATGCCTTTCCATCACAGAAAATTCCAGATTCCTTCAATCTTTCACTGTTTGTGCTCCATGTGGATATGCTTGACCACTCGTCCCACCAGTTCCGCCAGCGTCTTCTCCTGTCGCAGACCAATCCCAACAATATCTTCGTGGCAGGCCAACTCGTCGGTGTCATATTCGGGGATGCAAAGGTTCGTTATCAGACTGAACGCGAAGCAGGTCATTCCACAGTGACGGGCGGTTGTGATTTCGTGCACTGTTGACATTCCCACCGCATCGACGCCCCAAATTCGAAGCATCTTCAATTCCGCAACGGTTTCGAAATTTGGTCCACCCAAGCAAATGTACACACCCTCGTGTACATTGTTCTCGATCCCCATGGCTTTGCTGATCTCTTTCGCCTTCCGGAGGAGTTTCCAGTCGTACGCATTCATCATGTTGGGGAAACGAGGACCAAAGCGAGCATCATTCGGTCCCTGCAGTGGGTTATTTCCAGCGAAGGCCATGATGTTGATGTGGTCTTTCATGAGCATGATGTCACCGACCTTGTAGTCCGGATGAAGACCTCCGGCGGCATTTGTGGCGATCAGATGGCTGCAGCCAACCAATTTCATCACCCGCACGGGCATCGAACACTGTTTTCAAAAGGAACAAATATTGGATTAGCATGGTGCAAGAAATCTAGATTATATGAAGAGATCCTACCTTCGCCAACGGATATCCTTCGTAGTAATGGAAGCGCCCCTGCATGCACATAACCGGAACGCCTTTGAGATACCCGAATATCAGTCTTCCAACGTGACCTTCAACCGTCGAGACGGGGAAATGTGGTACCGTTTCGTAATCGATGTAGTCCGCATCGGTAAGCTGATTCGCCAGCGAACCGAGACCGGTGCCCAGAATGATGCCAATCTTGGGCCGCAGCTGTGTTCTGCTGAGCAGGTGATTCGCTATATCTTGCAGAGTGTCGTAGGTGTACCTGTGACAGTggagaaaaaaagcaaaaaatgatGTAATATTTTATCGATTCATAATATGCACGTGAGCGGAATGCGACTGCTTCAATCTCAACCACGTATGTATTAAACTCGATCGTCCGGTTCTCACTTTTGCGCTGAGGTCATTCATAATCTGGGCGTAATGTGTACATCGGACGAATGAAAGAGAGGCTGTAGTAACTGTGCATATCACTCGGACACACCGTACAGCTCAATTTACTTAAATTAGTAGTTCCTGCTAACGGCGAACACATTTTTTGCCATTATTTCGCTTGTCTACCGGCATTCGAAAACGGCAttcttttgtttataaacatggATTGATTGTGGAAGCTGCTGTAACACTAATGGATGCAAACAGGTGTTGACTTCCTTCCTGAACAGGTTGTTTCGCGTATCGAATCAAACTAATAAATGTTCAGTCCCACTGCACCTAATCGATAGTTTGAGCGTAAAAGTGATTATAATTTGACATAATCGATAGAACCATGTCGTTTTCACTAGAAAAAGAAGGTGGAGCtctcggaaaaaaaatctttcaatccATCCCCTGTATATGCCCATCTGTGATATCTCGATCATTTGTCAAGACATGTAGATCGTCATTGTGAGGctctaaattaaaaatttccataTTATTTTCTGTCTAGTTCGTAACCACGAAGAATCAGACTCAAGATTTTTGTTGTATTAATCCACGGAGAATGCTCCCATGCTTCCGTTGTCATACCCATGTTCTAAATAAATTATCCGAAACGAATTTCCATGACATTCATTACACAGTACTTTGAGAGCATGGTTTAGTCGAAAAGACTGAATGACCAAGAACTAGGACAAACTGTGAGTGGAAGGATGGGGAATCAAAATAATTTCAGGAGAAATTCGCCATAGTCACTGTGTTGTCTCGTATTTCctgcagaattttttttttatttcagtattatagtgattttcaacacatttggctggttcgtcacttttaccttccatttcggaagaatgtcaggagtgagaattgaactcgtgacccttagcgtgagaggtatggatgttaccgctacgccagatcgcctccactagtTTCCTGAAGAATCCTGCAAAATATGACCATGAAAAAGATTCCAGGACGAAAGCCAGAAACAGCCGAATAGAGATTCGCGTCATATTGTCAGTAAGGCACCAAAATCCACGGTGAGCTGCTCACAAATTCGAACTAAACTTAAGTTGGATACCTCAGTCTCGACGATTTGACGAAACGCAGCTGGAATTTGGACGCCTGAACTTATTTAAAGATTGAAAAAGGTAAGCCTACATTTATCAATCTATAGCAATGTATGCATTAAAACCATTTCACATGAACCTGTATGTAACCCCTTTCAGATGTGAAGATATTAAAGAGTTTTTTCAATCCAGGCCTTTATGAGAAAATTCTGCCCAAACCATTAAAACCCCATCTCCAAAGTTGCGAGTTCAAGAACTAATATTGAAGTTAACACCATCGGGTTCAATGTTTCAGGTGATCTTCTCTGATGAAAATAATTGCAATCTGGATAGAATTTCTTCACACTGGAGGAACTTGCGGAACGAGTCATGTAATTTTTTAGGTCGTATCTTTGGAGACGGAAGATTGATGGTTTGTGAAGAATATATTCGAAAAGGCCTGGTTGAGATAGTTTTTTTAACAACATGAATGAACACTCAGTAGTACAACGAAGTACTTGAAAaacatttactgctgtttttgtacCCAAACCACTGTGATAATTAAgttatttggcatcaattcataaaatctggacGGATATGACAtcgtttaatgaataggggcttatGATTCTGGACTAATCAGTTTGATTACCTAATCAAAACCCAATCGAAAACTTAtcaggagtgatcgtacgactAGAAGATGCACTAACAAGCAGTATGAGAGCTTTAATGAGTGTTTTGTAAACTTTTGCAAAGGAGTGAGAATGTTTTCATCTGgtggttatgaaacactggcgcCTTTTTTATGTTGTATGCCTGAACAAAACGATAcaattcaaatggccagtctcatAAACGAGTTATTAGATAGATAactattatatcctacactatatgcTTCATTCCAGCCGAGCTcatacatatctctggaaaatcgaaaaattaaagaggagtgtgtccaagacacgaccgcattggttGACATAGGAATACgtaattaattatttgtttactaTTTCAGAATCAAACGAAAATTAACAACAAATtcagaaacaatttttcatgcacTGAATACGCGTTGACGTCGTTCAGCTCCGTGGGATTTATAGGTGGAAAAAGGACATTTTGAGATGAACATTATGAATGTAAATCaattttccgtatcgaatatgtattttcTCTATATGATAGAGTAAcatattttctacattttgttttaataatattttttgattttattttttaacactcctatactcgcgcattggtctgtcagaccgagaaatcaataattcgttcatttctcagaaaatatcaacactacgactttgcgattctttctagcttcgttattcgtcgttcgttatcatttagcgtatcgcatgtgttggtacaaaggggacgtgtgccacttttttaacactttcggtttgacacaccgacgcgagtataggagtaacttttttggacaagtgccttttgtcatattctagaatactgttgaatgaaatatataaattaatgttagtggcatggaatatttattgcatataatgcataagatcattaccggactattcttatttgatttcagtcctttttgtaactggattaaactcatccatatattaactattcgtcgatatattcgttattagattcatacgttcaaaagcaaaatataaatgtttgactttcgtatagctattcgctaaatataatggtcatacatatacacacttgttaaagaatttcacttgtggaataagtaaacagtaaactataaactaaccggtggcttatggtaatttttaatagttacagtttcgggcatattttatttataatggacaatttcgacaagaaaacaaggaaagaaaagaagttcctagaaatccttttatatcatctttttatgccccatcaaaaaaggcattaatttctagtttaccaagaatacagagacaaagaatattagaaatatgcaaaatttatattccagaacctttatcatctggtaattgtcaagaaggtcgttatacattcttctcttttatgaaagacccgaaaaaaacgcaacaactgcattaaatgtaaaaaaatatgtttgtttcgggcATGCAGTTATCCTATGTTCTTATTCTTACTTCAATGAAACCACattcgattaatacgtttttatgttattttatagctctttatacttccatgtattatattcagttgcttacctTTTATTAATAATAGTGAATAATTCGAATTTCTTTATTTGTGTTggggtatcaaaaattactctgttttgaggaggctgaattagactattaaaacataataaagatgaagaaaagatatttttttagttttttcactcaatcataccctcttcttcaaataaatgccaataaaacctgaaaaatacacaaaggcaacattacagagaagttcaattttcggtctgtgacaccgtgcgcgagtatacgtgttatgattttgtacgcgagtacaggagagttaaTAATGATGTTTACGCTGAAATTTTACGAAATATATTCCTTAGTAAGGATCAAGATTGCGATTATTCGAATTCTATCAgagaataattcattaaatTCTGACAATTTAAACTGCGTTCGGAGCTACTAATGGAAATAGATAGTGAATTTTTTGTCGACACAGCACTCACCATTTGATCCGTGAGCACAAATTAAACCATCTTGCTTATTGTCTTTAATAAGGCAGTTTACATAATTTTGAAGCTATTGAGTcaaatgattttatttattctaGAGTCTTTGTAATCTTTCAATACTTCATCATCTTTTCATGTTCACATTCAATCTAAAAGAACAGCTACTGCTTGCTGGCTGTAATGAGATAATAATCTGtttctgtgtttttttattaGGAACCTCAATCCGGAAGTAATTCATCCCTgagaataaaaattttaaatgaaactTGCGCATACGCGAAACTCGCGTCTTGCATCAGCAAGACGAACGTTATGACCCCATTTGTACAGAGCGACGCGAATTGACAAATAAATCAATACCGGAGACGTTTTACGCACTCACACTACGAAATTAACAATGTGTTTGTATGCAATGTAGGAGCGGAATCAAAACTATTTCGCTTGATGTTGGGTGATGTTGGGGTTTTTTAACCACTTCACTCTACCTTTGGCAacgcataaaaataacaaagtgTGTGTTTGAAGTCGATCCGGTACTCccatcgaacaaaattgcaccactgtTTGCTTTTTCTTCCATTCATCCTATCTATCGCGCAAAAAATCTGGAAAACCTCTCAATATTAGGAAAAACTGTTGTaaattaggaaaaatgttgTAAATGGGGTAATTATACTCAGTTGAAAACAGGCAGAGCTtacattgcaatattttctctctcCAATCGCATTGAAAAGCATCTCAGAAAAATCCTCAAGAATTTCTGATCCGATTGGTGTACAAATCAATAAAATTCATTGGTAGCGgaagtagttattaacgttgacATAGTTCCATAAAATCGTGATCTGTTTCAAAATGTTGTCCAACGCCATCCACAACTTTTCCCATTCTTTTGGACAAACCCGTCTTGTTAGGTCATTCACAAATGAAACCATTTTTAAGTCTTTATTTCAACGGAATTACTGATCAGCCAGACCATGTACCATCAAACAGAACAAGTCATAATCAGACGGCACAATGTCGGGGGAATATGGCGAAAATTCGCATATGAGTA
The Toxorhynchites rutilus septentrionalis strain SRP chromosome 2, ASM2978413v1, whole genome shotgun sequence genome window above contains:
- the LOC129765155 gene encoding purine nucleoside phosphorylase isoform X3 yields the protein MLLPIVEQVLIRYTYDTLQDIANHLLSRTQLRPKIGIILGTGLGSLANQLTDADYIDYETVPHFPVSTVEGHVGRLIFGYLKGVPVMCMQGRFHYYEGYPLAKCSMPVRVMKLVGCSHLIATNAAGGLHPDYKVGDIMLMKDHINIMAFAGNNPLQGPNDARFGPRFPNMMNAYDWKLLRKAKEISKAMGIENNVHEGVYICLGGPNFETVAELKMLRIWGVDAVGMSTVHEITTARHCGMTCFAFSLITNLCIPEYDTDELACHEDIVGIGLRQEKTLAELVGRVVKHIHMEHKQ
- the LOC129765155 gene encoding purine nucleoside phosphorylase isoform X1, with protein sequence MSDKVYLNGNGVTKNGGGNGCGPVSTNGMTDDNGTIAGVYYSAKECPGYTYDTLQDIANHLLSRTQLRPKIGIILGTGLGSLANQLTDADYIDYETVPHFPVSTVEGHVGRLIFGYLKGVPVMCMQGRFHYYEGYPLAKCSMPVRVMKLVGCSHLIATNAAGGLHPDYKVGDIMLMKDHINIMAFAGNNPLQGPNDARFGPRFPNMMNAYDWKLLRKAKEISKAMGIENNVHEGVYICLGGPNFETVAELKMLRIWGVDAVGMSTVHEITTARHCGMTCFAFSLITNLCIPEYDTDELACHEDIVGIGLRQEKTLAELVGRVVKHIHMEHKQ
- the LOC129765155 gene encoding purine nucleoside phosphorylase isoform X2, whose product is MMTAFNDSRSNFGKMYTYDTLQDIANHLLSRTQLRPKIGIILGTGLGSLANQLTDADYIDYETVPHFPVSTVEGHVGRLIFGYLKGVPVMCMQGRFHYYEGYPLAKCSMPVRVMKLVGCSHLIATNAAGGLHPDYKVGDIMLMKDHINIMAFAGNNPLQGPNDARFGPRFPNMMNAYDWKLLRKAKEISKAMGIENNVHEGVYICLGGPNFETVAELKMLRIWGVDAVGMSTVHEITTARHCGMTCFAFSLITNLCIPEYDTDELACHEDIVGIGLRQEKTLAELVGRVVKHIHMEHKQ